A genomic segment from Acidimicrobiales bacterium encodes:
- the dapE gene encoding succinyl-diaminopimelate desuccinylase, whose protein sequence is MTPGADLLALTAELVDIPSVSHDERALADHVEAQLRAVPWLAVDRIGDSVVARTHLHRPARLVLAGHLDTVPPNGNERARIDGDVLWGIGAADMKAGCAVHLDLARTVADPVVDVTYVFYECEEVESRYNGLRRLLAERPDLVEGDAAVLGEPTAATIEAGCQGTLRLAVTLAGERAHTARPWFGVNAIHRLGPLLERVEAFRGRNVVLDGCEFAEALSAVRVDGGVAGNVVPDRATIALNHRYAPDRDATMAAAAVRELLGATVDESRGDAIELVDAADGAAPDLRSPLLARLVAATGTAPRAKLGWTDVAFFAARGIPATNYGPGDPNLAHAAGERVERWELESVSAGLRALLTEG, encoded by the coding sequence GTGACCCCGGGGGCCGACCTCCTCGCGCTCACCGCCGAGCTGGTCGACATCCCGTCGGTGAGCCACGACGAGCGGGCCCTCGCCGACCACGTGGAGGCGCAGCTGCGGGCCGTCCCGTGGCTCGCCGTCGACCGCATCGGCGACAGCGTGGTCGCCCGCACCCACCTGCACCGGCCGGCCCGCCTGGTGCTGGCCGGTCACCTCGACACGGTGCCGCCCAACGGCAACGAGCGGGCCCGCATCGACGGCGACGTGCTGTGGGGCATCGGGGCGGCCGACATGAAGGCGGGCTGCGCCGTCCACCTCGACCTGGCGCGCACGGTGGCCGACCCGGTGGTCGACGTCACCTACGTGTTCTACGAGTGCGAGGAGGTCGAGTCGCGCTACAACGGCCTGCGCCGGCTGCTGGCCGAACGGCCCGACCTCGTCGAGGGCGACGCCGCCGTCCTGGGCGAGCCCACGGCGGCCACCATCGAGGCCGGGTGCCAGGGCACGCTCCGCCTGGCGGTGACGCTGGCGGGGGAGCGGGCCCACACCGCCCGGCCCTGGTTCGGCGTCAACGCCATCCACCGCCTGGGCCCGCTGCTCGAGCGGGTCGAGGCGTTCCGGGGGCGCAACGTGGTGCTGGACGGGTGCGAGTTCGCCGAGGCGCTCTCGGCCGTGCGGGTCGACGGTGGGGTGGCGGGCAACGTGGTGCCCGACCGGGCCACCATCGCCCTCAACCACCGCTACGCCCCCGACCGCGACGCCACCATGGCCGCCGCCGCCGTGCGCGAGCTGCTCGGGGCGACGGTGGACGAGTCGAGGGGCGACGCCATCGAGCTGGTCGACGCGGCCGACGGGGCGGCACCCGACCTCCGCTCGCCCCTGCTGGCCCGCCTCGTCGCCGCCACCGGCACCGCGCCCCGGGCCAAGCTGGGGTGGACCGACGTGGCCTTCTTCGCCGCCCGGGGCATACCCGCCACCAACTACGGGCCCGGCGACCCCAACCTGGCGCACGCCGCCGGCGAGCGGGTGGAGCGGTGGGAGCTGGAGTCGGTGTCGGCCGGCTTGCGGGCCCTGCTCACCGAGGGCTGA
- a CDS encoding 6-phosphofructokinase → MRVGVLTGGGDCPGLNAVIRAVVRKVERGHGGELVGFCDGWRGVLEGATVPLDVERCRGILPRGGTILGSSRTNPYKVDGGVERAKKTLESLGVDSLVAIGGEDTLGVAAKLAKDGISVVGVPKTIDNDLSATELTFGFHTAVQICVDAIDRLHTTAESHDRVIVCEVMGRHAGWIAMYAGIAGGAAEILIPEQPFDVGEIAERIKARHEQGRYATIIVVAEGATPKEGNEALQSGEKDQFGHVRLGGIGSLVAAQLQELTGFETRVTILGHIQRGGTPTAFDRVLATRFGIAAADAVVNGDFGNMVALQAGEIVLVPLDEAVAELKTVDPAEFRRVAVPFFG, encoded by the coding sequence ATGAGGGTTGGTGTGCTGACGGGAGGGGGCGACTGCCCCGGGCTGAACGCCGTCATCCGGGCCGTCGTCCGCAAGGTCGAGCGCGGCCATGGCGGCGAGCTGGTCGGCTTCTGCGACGGGTGGCGCGGGGTGCTCGAGGGCGCCACCGTCCCCCTCGACGTGGAGCGGTGTCGCGGCATCCTCCCCCGGGGCGGCACCATCCTCGGCTCGTCACGCACCAACCCCTACAAGGTCGACGGCGGCGTCGAGCGGGCCAAGAAGACGCTCGAGTCGCTGGGCGTCGACTCGCTGGTGGCCATCGGCGGCGAGGACACCCTCGGCGTCGCCGCCAAGCTCGCCAAGGACGGCATCTCGGTCGTCGGCGTACCCAAGACCATCGACAACGACCTGTCGGCCACCGAGCTGACCTTCGGCTTCCACACCGCCGTGCAGATCTGCGTGGACGCCATCGACCGGCTGCACACCACCGCCGAGTCGCACGACCGGGTCATCGTGTGCGAGGTCATGGGCCGCCACGCCGGCTGGATCGCCATGTACGCCGGTATCGCCGGCGGGGCGGCGGAGATCCTCATCCCCGAGCAGCCGTTCGACGTCGGCGAGATCGCCGAGCGCATCAAGGCCCGCCACGAGCAGGGCCGCTACGCCACGATCATCGTGGTGGCCGAGGGGGCCACGCCCAAGGAGGGGAACGAGGCGCTCCAGTCGGGCGAGAAGGACCAGTTCGGCCACGTGCGCCTGGGCGGCATCGGCAGCCTGGTCGCCGCCCAGCTGCAGGAGCTGACCGGCTTCGAGACGCGGGTGACGATCCTCGGCCACATCCAGCGGGGAGGCACGCCCACCGCCTTCGACCGGGTGCTGGCCACCCGCTTCGGGATCGCCGCCGCCGACGCGGTGGTCAACGGCGACTTCGGGAACATGGTGGCGCTCCAGGCCGGCGAGATCGTCCTGGTCCCCCTCGACGAGGCGGTGGCCGAGCTGAAGACGGTCGACCCGGCCGAGTTCCGCCGGGTGGCGGTGCCCTTCTTCGGCTGA
- a CDS encoding helix-turn-helix domain-containing protein: MSNVSNNPQEVARVVPKPKPKRDYLTVSEVADLFHVSSKTVVRWANDGKLPYMATLGGHRRFPRGPIEALVADQQRGAVEPD; this comes from the coding sequence ATGTCCAACGTCAGCAACAACCCCCAGGAGGTCGCCCGAGTGGTCCCCAAGCCGAAGCCGAAGCGGGACTACCTGACCGTGTCCGAGGTGGCCGATCTGTTCCACGTCTCCTCCAAGACGGTGGTCCGGTGGGCGAACGACGGCAAGCTCCCCTACATGGCCACGCTCGGTGGGCACCGCCGGTTCCCCCGGGGCCCCATCGAGGCGTTGGTGGCCGACCAGCAGCGCGGCGCCGTCGAGCCGGACTGA
- the nrdR gene encoding transcriptional regulator NrdR — protein sequence MRCPSCAGLEDKVVDSRTADDGAAIRRRRACLACGRRFTTFERIEEAPLMVVKRSGQREPFDRAKLVAGLRAATKNRVGVADRVEGLAAELEDSFRLSGPEVTSQAIGIAVLERLRVVDEVAYLRFASVYKGFEDVGDFEREVGLLTKSTEPKRRDD from the coding sequence GTGCGCTGTCCGTCGTGTGCCGGGCTGGAGGACAAGGTCGTCGACTCGCGCACGGCCGACGACGGCGCCGCCATCCGCCGCCGCCGGGCCTGCCTCGCCTGCGGCCGCCGGTTCACGACCTTCGAGCGCATCGAGGAGGCGCCACTGATGGTGGTCAAGCGCTCCGGGCAGCGGGAGCCGTTCGACCGGGCCAAGCTGGTCGCCGGTCTGCGGGCGGCCACCAAGAACCGGGTGGGCGTGGCCGATCGGGTCGAGGGCCTGGCCGCCGAGCTGGAGGACTCGTTCCGCCTCTCCGGGCCGGAGGTCACCAGCCAGGCCATCGGGATCGCCGTGCTGGAGCGCCTCCGGGTCGTCGACGAGGTCGCCTACCTGCGGTTCGCCAGCGTCTACAAGGGTTTCGAGGACGTCGGCGACTTCGAGCGCGAGGTCGGCCTGCTCACCAAGTCCACGGAGCCGAAGCGCCGGGACGACTGA
- a CDS encoding S8 family serine peptidase, producing MSSSRRLFAPVVAALALAATVGSAGPASATNDEFWSRQWGPAKIGAPSAWAATTGSGIKVGIVDSGVDVNHADLQGRVAATAACVNTGGSSARCAPGGGQDANGHGTHVAGIVAANKDNGIGIAGVAPSAQLVVARVFQNDAADLSDVEAGIRWAVDQGAKIVNLSLGENVLLGGLLGGGGSLGPALNDAWARGAIPVVASGNAQLLGGSGGYGDVNAIVVGATGPDDEIAGYSVSTGSAKWAIVAPGGNGAEGRQIWSTYWRAGSSNQYGYLQGTSMATPHVAGALALLLAGGVSQQRAVELVLRTANRAVSCGSTCAGRLDVAAAVAAAGIAPAPTPPPPPVDTTLAPVPETSTTVPVEGPVDGPVEGLQAAAAGADDGGGDVGGAGALAGALLAAVGLASLLVLRRAGTG from the coding sequence ATGTCCTCCTCCCGTCGCCTCTTCGCGCCGGTCGTCGCCGCGCTGGCGCTCGCCGCCACCGTCGGCTCGGCCGGACCGGCCAGCGCCACCAACGACGAGTTCTGGAGCCGACAGTGGGGCCCGGCGAAGATCGGCGCTCCGAGCGCGTGGGCGGCCACGACGGGCAGCGGGATCAAGGTGGGGATCGTGGACAGCGGGGTGGACGTCAACCACGCCGACCTCCAGGGCCGGGTGGCGGCCACCGCCGCGTGCGTCAACACCGGCGGCTCGTCCGCCAGGTGTGCGCCGGGCGGCGGCCAGGACGCCAACGGGCACGGCACGCACGTGGCGGGGATCGTGGCGGCCAACAAGGACAACGGCATCGGGATCGCCGGGGTGGCGCCCTCCGCCCAGCTGGTCGTCGCCCGGGTGTTCCAGAACGACGCCGCCGACCTGTCCGACGTCGAGGCCGGCATCCGGTGGGCGGTCGACCAGGGTGCCAAGATCGTCAACCTCAGCCTGGGTGAGAACGTGCTGCTCGGGGGGCTGCTGGGCGGCGGCGGCTCGCTCGGTCCGGCGCTGAACGACGCGTGGGCCCGGGGTGCCATCCCGGTCGTGGCGTCCGGGAACGCCCAGCTCCTCGGCGGCTCGGGGGGCTACGGCGACGTCAACGCCATCGTGGTGGGCGCCACCGGGCCCGACGACGAGATCGCCGGCTACTCGGTGTCCACGGGGTCGGCCAAGTGGGCCATCGTCGCCCCCGGCGGCAACGGCGCCGAGGGCCGCCAGATCTGGTCGACGTACTGGCGGGCGGGCAGCTCGAACCAGTACGGGTACCTCCAGGGCACGTCGATGGCGACGCCGCACGTCGCCGGCGCGCTCGCCCTGCTCCTGGCCGGCGGCGTGTCGCAGCAGCGGGCGGTGGAGCTCGTGCTGCGCACCGCCAACAGGGCCGTGTCGTGCGGGTCGACGTGCGCCGGGCGGCTCGACGTGGCCGCCGCCGTGGCGGCCGCCGGGATCGCGCCGGCTCCCACCCCGCCCCCGCCCCCCGTCGACACGACGCTGGCCCCGGTGCCCGAGACGTCGACGACGGTGCCGGTCGAGGGGCCGGTCGACGGGCCCGTCGAGGGCCTGCAGGCGGCCGCCGCCGGCGCCGACGACGGCGGAGGCGACGTGGGGGGAGCGGGCGCCCTCGCCGGGGCGCTGCTGGCGGCCGTGGGGCTGGCGTCGTTGCTCGTGCTGCGCCGGGCCGGCACGGGCTGA
- a CDS encoding septal ring lytic transglycosylase RlpA family protein, which translates to MGRLLPVRARASSTIRRPGRMRRAAGLAVASAVLAGVPAGAAAPAGDARARRSELLVEAAGLTDRLQEAEAGVVSAQLRTGAAEDALAGARRRSRARAVTAYMRGLGAGVDALGAPRAYLEVVAAKERDVAARFRSAARAAEGDRRRAEAARGELRAASAALDAVRARLDVQIAADDAGRAEERRRADEARAAALAGRAAADADARRRALAAAFGGSPGGYAPSPLDPGALVPRHRAATERQLDLMHRLPFGPLPAPGLLPAGLAPTGRRIEGGASWYGPGFNGRPTASGAIYDQEAWTVASRELPLGTLLVVARGDRRVLLLVNDRGPYVDGRVLDLSAAAARALGIGGVGAVTAEVVAAPPG; encoded by the coding sequence ATGGGGCGGTTGCTGCCGGTGCGGGCCCGCGCGTCCTCCACGATCCGCCGCCCTGGCCGCATGCGCCGGGCGGCCGGTCTGGCGGTGGCATCCGCCGTCCTGGCCGGCGTCCCGGCCGGGGCGGCGGCCCCGGCCGGGGACGCCCGCGCCCGGCGCTCGGAGCTCCTCGTCGAGGCGGCCGGGCTGACCGACCGGCTCCAGGAGGCGGAGGCGGGCGTGGTGTCGGCCCAGCTCCGCACCGGCGCCGCCGAGGATGCCCTGGCGGGCGCCCGCCGGCGGTCCCGGGCGCGGGCCGTCACCGCGTACATGCGGGGGCTGGGCGCCGGGGTGGACGCCCTGGGCGCGCCGAGGGCCTACCTCGAGGTGGTGGCGGCCAAGGAGCGCGACGTGGCGGCCCGCTTCCGGTCGGCGGCCCGGGCAGCCGAGGGCGACCGCCGGCGGGCGGAGGCGGCCCGGGGTGAGCTGCGGGCGGCCTCGGCGGCGCTGGATGCCGTCCGGGCCCGGCTCGACGTGCAGATCGCGGCCGACGACGCCGGCCGGGCCGAGGAGCGCCGTCGGGCCGACGAGGCCCGCGCCGCCGCCCTGGCCGGCCGGGCGGCGGCCGACGCCGACGCCCGCCGGCGGGCGCTGGCCGCCGCGTTCGGCGGGTCGCCGGGCGGCTACGCCCCCAGCCCGCTCGACCCCGGCGCCCTGGTCCCCCGTCACCGGGCCGCCACCGAGCGCCAGCTCGACCTGATGCACCGCCTCCCGTTCGGGCCGCTGCCGGCACCGGGGCTCCTGCCCGCCGGCCTGGCGCCCACTGGCCGGCGCATCGAGGGCGGCGCCTCGTGGTACGGGCCCGGCTTCAACGGCCGGCCCACGGCCAGCGGGGCGATCTACGACCAGGAGGCGTGGACGGTGGCCAGCCGCGAGCTGCCCCTCGGCACCCTCCTCGTCGTGGCCCGGGGAGACCGGCGGGTCCTGCTGCTGGTGAACGACCGTGGCCCCTACGTCGACGGCCGGGTGCTCGACCTGAGCGCCGCCGCCGCCCGGGCCCTGGGCATCGGCGGGGTGGGAGCGGTGACGGCCGAGGTGGTGGCCGCCCCCCCGGGGTGA
- a CDS encoding 2,3,4,5-tetrahydropyridine-2,6-dicarboxylate N-succinyltransferase, with protein sequence MPDLQATIEELWEGRAELSAGDGGALAAVREAVGLLDTGQARVAEWDEATDRVTVHTWLKQAVLLMFKLAAMQTVELGPFQYADKIPLKRGYAEAGVRVVPGASARWGSFLDRGVILMPSYVNIGARVGSGTMVDTWATVGSCAQVGANVHLSGGVGIGGVLEPPQAAPVFVGDEAMIGSRCMITQGARVGTGAVLAEGAVLNPGIPVIDVQTGEELSRGVVPAWTVAVQGSRRKQFPGGEFGLPCILVLKRLAEGERHDKAKLNEVLREHGVSA encoded by the coding sequence ATGCCCGACCTGCAGGCCACCATCGAGGAGCTCTGGGAGGGACGCGCCGAGCTGAGCGCCGGCGACGGCGGCGCCCTCGCCGCCGTCCGGGAGGCGGTCGGCCTCCTCGACACCGGCCAGGCCCGGGTGGCTGAGTGGGACGAGGCGACGGACCGGGTGACCGTCCACACCTGGCTCAAGCAGGCGGTGCTGTTGATGTTCAAGCTGGCCGCCATGCAGACCGTCGAGCTGGGGCCGTTCCAGTACGCCGACAAGATCCCGCTCAAGCGGGGCTACGCGGAGGCGGGCGTGCGGGTGGTGCCGGGAGCGTCGGCCCGTTGGGGCTCGTTCCTGGACCGGGGCGTCATCCTCATGCCCAGCTACGTGAACATCGGCGCCCGGGTCGGGTCGGGGACGATGGTGGACACGTGGGCCACCGTCGGGTCGTGCGCCCAGGTGGGCGCCAACGTCCACCTGTCGGGCGGCGTGGGCATCGGCGGCGTGCTCGAGCCGCCCCAGGCGGCGCCGGTGTTCGTGGGCGACGAGGCCATGATCGGCAGCCGCTGCATGATCACCCAGGGGGCTCGGGTCGGTACCGGGGCGGTGCTGGCCGAGGGCGCCGTCCTCAACCCCGGCATCCCCGTCATCGACGTGCAGACGGGTGAGGAGCTGAGCCGGGGCGTGGTGCCGGCGTGGACCGTCGCCGTCCAGGGAAGCCGGCGCAAGCAGTTCCCGGGGGGCGAGTTCGGGCTGCCCTGCATCCTGGTCCTCAAGCGCCTGGCCGAGGGCGAACGCCACGACAAGGCCAAGCTCAACGAGGTCCTGCGCGAGCACGGCGTCTCGGCGTGA
- a CDS encoding aminotransferase class I/II-fold pyridoxal phosphate-dependent enzyme has product MTGGGFEPPVYPYERLAGTKEKAEAHPGGAVDLSIGTPTDAAPPAVVEALASSGAEAGYPMSVGSARYREAAAGWMARRLGVSVGPGRVYACVGTKEFVSTLPHWLRLRSPDRDTVLHPAVAYPSYAMGATLAGGRSVEVPVDDHWRLDLSAIDPGDARRALLLWVNSPGNPAGQLDDLEAAAEWGRAFGVPVFSDECYAEYTWDGPPRTILSSGTEGVVAVHSLSKRSNAAGLRAGFYAGDADLTRYLSEVRKHVGLLVPGPVQAAAAVALDDDAHVDAQRARYRERLELFRRFLAALGVDAPLPGGGFYLWAPAPGGDAWGFTERLAGAGGCLVSPGDLYGEAGAGHVRIALVRPTERLRLVAERMGVDPA; this is encoded by the coding sequence GTGACCGGGGGCGGGTTCGAGCCGCCCGTCTACCCCTACGAGCGCCTGGCCGGGACCAAGGAGAAGGCCGAGGCCCACCCTGGTGGGGCCGTCGACCTGTCCATCGGGACCCCGACCGACGCCGCCCCGCCCGCCGTGGTGGAGGCGCTGGCGTCGTCGGGGGCGGAGGCCGGCTACCCGATGTCGGTGGGCAGCGCCCGCTACCGGGAGGCGGCCGCCGGGTGGATGGCCCGGCGTCTCGGCGTGAGCGTCGGCCCCGGCCGCGTCTACGCCTGCGTCGGCACCAAGGAGTTCGTCTCCACGCTGCCCCACTGGCTGCGCCTGCGGTCACCCGACCGCGACACCGTCCTGCACCCGGCGGTGGCGTACCCCAGCTACGCCATGGGCGCCACCCTGGCCGGCGGCCGGTCCGTCGAGGTGCCGGTGGACGACCACTGGCGGCTCGACCTGTCGGCCATCGACCCCGGCGACGCCCGGCGCGCCCTCCTCCTGTGGGTCAACAGCCCGGGCAACCCGGCCGGCCAGCTGGACGACCTGGAGGCGGCCGCCGAGTGGGGACGGGCCTTCGGCGTGCCCGTGTTCAGCGACGAGTGCTACGCCGAGTACACGTGGGACGGGCCGCCCCGCACCATCCTGTCGTCGGGCACCGAGGGCGTGGTGGCCGTCCACTCGCTGTCCAAGCGGTCCAACGCGGCGGGCCTGCGGGCCGGGTTCTACGCCGGCGATGCCGACCTGACCCGGTACCTCTCGGAGGTCCGCAAGCACGTCGGCCTGCTGGTCCCCGGGCCCGTGCAGGCGGCGGCCGCCGTCGCCCTCGACGACGACGCCCACGTGGACGCGCAGCGGGCCCGCTACCGGGAGCGCCTCGAGCTGTTCCGCCGGTTCCTGGCCGCCCTGGGGGTGGACGCCCCGCTCCCCGGCGGCGGCTTCTACCTGTGGGCGCCGGCCCCCGGCGGCGACGCCTGGGGCTTCACCGAGCGGCTGGCCGGCGCGGGCGGCTGTCTGGTCAGCCCGGGCGACCTCTACGGGGAGGCGGGCGCCGGCCACGTCCGGATCGCCCTGGTCCGCCCCACCGAGCGACTCCGACTGGTCGCCGAGCGCATGGGCGTCGACCCCGCCTGA
- a CDS encoding TIGR03560 family F420-dependent LLM class oxidoreductase, with protein sequence MRVGIEVAQHRLEWFQLLERVGWAEEAGFDGAWVFDHFKPLYGTGPGPCLESWTLLAGLAAATTRIRLGVLVTGMTYRHPSVLAAEAVTVDQISGGRLELGLGASWFEREHLELGIPFPRTAERVDRLVEGIEVVRRLMTADDVSFAGDHYRLKRATYRPRPVQRPYPPLWIGASGEQRMLPLVGRVADAWHCFASGDDYARKWEIVADAAEKAGRDPDTILRSAQLSLSEPWDAVRKAAAGHRANGVGYLVCSWPSEGRLRAEEFVDRVLPELVTA encoded by the coding sequence GTGCGTGTTGGCATCGAGGTTGCACAGCACCGCCTGGAGTGGTTCCAGCTGCTCGAACGGGTCGGCTGGGCGGAGGAAGCCGGGTTCGACGGCGCCTGGGTGTTCGACCACTTCAAGCCGCTGTACGGCACCGGCCCCGGGCCGTGCCTGGAGAGCTGGACGCTCCTCGCCGGCCTCGCCGCCGCCACCACCCGCATCCGCCTGGGGGTGCTCGTCACCGGCATGACGTACCGGCACCCGTCGGTGCTGGCCGCCGAGGCGGTGACGGTGGACCAGATCTCCGGCGGGCGGCTGGAGCTGGGCCTGGGGGCGAGCTGGTTCGAGCGCGAGCACCTCGAGCTCGGCATCCCCTTCCCCCGCACGGCCGAGCGGGTCGACCGGCTCGTCGAGGGCATCGAGGTCGTGCGCCGGCTCATGACCGCCGACGACGTCAGCTTCGCCGGCGACCACTACCGGCTGAAGCGGGCCACCTACCGGCCCCGCCCCGTGCAGCGCCCCTACCCGCCGCTGTGGATCGGGGCGTCGGGCGAGCAGCGGATGCTGCCGCTGGTCGGGCGGGTGGCGGACGCCTGGCACTGCTTCGCCTCGGGCGACGACTACGCCCGCAAGTGGGAGATCGTGGCCGACGCCGCCGAGAAGGCGGGGCGGGACCCCGACACCATCCTGCGCTCCGCCCAGCTCTCGCTGTCGGAGCCGTGGGACGCCGTGCGCAAGGCGGCCGCCGGCCACCGGGCCAACGGGGTGGGCTACCTGGTGTGCAGCTGGCCGTCCGAGGGGCGGCTGCGGGCCGAGGAGTTCGTGGACCGGGTGCTGCCCGAGCTGGTCACCGCCTGA
- a CDS encoding LysM peptidoglycan-binding domain-containing protein produces MTAVVHPLPVRPAGTGAGVRAPRPARPQARRRRPGAVELRRRRAVAALVALVLLGGGSALGGLVGAPLTSPGQAPAERFLPVAETSYVVRPGDTLWEIARALQPSGDVRPLVQRLAEARGAAPLRAGERLVLPPG; encoded by the coding sequence ATGACCGCCGTCGTCCACCCGCTGCCCGTCCGCCCCGCCGGCACAGGGGCCGGGGTCCGTGCCCCCCGGCCCGCCCGCCCGCAGGCGCGCCGTCGGCGTCCGGGGGCGGTCGAGCTCCGCCGGCGCCGCGCCGTCGCCGCCTTGGTCGCCCTGGTGCTCCTGGGTGGCGGGTCGGCGCTCGGTGGCCTCGTGGGGGCGCCCCTCACGTCCCCCGGGCAGGCGCCGGCGGAGCGCTTCCTCCCCGTGGCGGAGACGTCGTACGTCGTCCGCCCGGGCGACACGCTGTGGGAGATCGCCCGGGCCCTGCAGCCGTCGGGCGACGTCCGGCCCCTCGTCCAGCGGCTGGCCGAGGCCCGGGGCGCGGCGCCGCTGCGGGCGGGCGAGCGCCTGGTGCTGCCACCCGGGTAG
- a CDS encoding OsmC family protein has protein sequence MPTRTADAQWEGALKDGSGTMRFGSGAYEGAYTFASRFEEGTGTNPEELIAAAHAGCFSMQFSALLDRAGHRPTRVRTSADVHLDKGEAGFSVTSIDLHTEGEVPGIEDAEFQTIADEAKRTCPVSRLLTGATINVEAKLV, from the coding sequence ATGCCGACACGCACCGCGGACGCCCAGTGGGAAGGCGCCCTGAAGGACGGCAGCGGGACCATGCGCTTCGGGAGCGGCGCCTACGAGGGCGCGTACACGTTCGCGTCCCGCTTCGAGGAGGGAACCGGCACCAATCCCGAGGAGCTGATCGCCGCCGCCCACGCCGGGTGCTTCTCGATGCAGTTCTCGGCCCTGCTGGACCGGGCCGGCCACCGGCCCACGCGGGTGCGCACGTCGGCCGATGTCCACCTCGACAAGGGCGAGGCCGGCTTCTCGGTCACCAGCATCGACCTGCACACCGAGGGGGAGGTGCCCGGCATCGAGGACGCCGAGTTCCAGACCATCGCCGACGAGGCGAAGCGGACGTGCCCGGTCTCCCGGCTGCTCACCGGCGCCACCATCAACGTGGAGGCCAAGCTCGTCTGA
- the lexA gene encoding transcriptional repressor LexA: MPEAQAVPTVLTGKRREILDFIALQLRERGYPPSVREIGEAVGLTSSSTVHAHLGTLQRQGYLLRDPTKPRAIEVRYDPASGAAIERRPTQHVPLVGDVAAGTDVLAQENVEELLPLPADFTGNGTLFMLRVRGDSMVDAGILDGDYVVVRQQPEARKGEIVVAGIPGEEATVKTYGRKGAKVVLTPANPRLAPMELDPRDVTVYGKVVTVLRRLP; encoded by the coding sequence ATGCCCGAGGCCCAAGCCGTGCCCACCGTCCTCACCGGCAAGCGCCGGGAGATCCTCGACTTCATCGCGCTCCAGCTGCGCGAACGCGGGTACCCGCCGTCCGTGCGGGAGATCGGTGAGGCCGTCGGGCTCACCTCGTCGTCCACCGTGCACGCCCACCTGGGCACGCTGCAGCGCCAGGGCTACCTCCTGCGCGACCCCACCAAGCCGCGGGCCATCGAGGTGCGCTACGACCCGGCGTCGGGCGCCGCCATCGAGCGCCGCCCCACGCAGCACGTGCCCCTCGTGGGCGACGTCGCCGCCGGCACCGACGTGCTCGCCCAGGAGAACGTCGAGGAGCTGCTCCCCCTGCCCGCCGACTTCACCGGCAACGGCACGCTGTTCATGCTCCGGGTCCGGGGTGACTCGATGGTGGACGCCGGGATCCTCGACGGCGACTATGTCGTCGTCCGCCAGCAGCCCGAGGCCCGCAAGGGCGAGATCGTGGTCGCCGGCATCCCCGGCGAGGAGGCCACCGTCAAGACCTACGGCCGCAAGGGGGCCAAGGTCGTCCTCACCCCCGCCAATCCCCGTCTGGCGCCGATGGAGCTCGACCCGCGGGACGTCACCGTGTACGGCAAGGTCGTCACCGTGCTGCGCCGCCTGCCCTGA